Below is a window of Bacteroidota bacterium DNA.
GGCCCAAATTATGACCGTTAACAAAAACAATTCCCTTGCCCCAACCCCTCATATCGAGAAAAACATCTCCTGTTTCCTGCAGATCAAACACTGCGGAATAGAAAGCAGGTAAACCTTTTTTACAGGACCTGGAATGCTTAGGAAAAGCAGGAACTTTGTCAACCGGAACCTTGAACATTTCCCAATTACCCCTGATTTCCCTATTATCAATAAAAACAGGTGAAATAATTCCTTTATTATTATTGGTTATTTCACTGCCATAATTAATACGGCCCATATTCTCAACAAGAATATCAAGCCGCCCATTCGAAGGAATATTAATATCCAGGGAATAATTGTTGAAAAGACGGTTTAGTTCGCCTGCTTTCCGTCCGTTCACATACACAAGGGCATAATCACGAAGCCCCTTGAGCTTCAGTTTGCCCTGAACGGGTTCCTTAAAATATTTGGTATATAAAACATAACCATATCCCTGCCCCAACTCTTCAAAGCTAAGAGGGATTTCATCAACAACAGGCTTTACTGCCTTGATCCAATCAAAAAAGTCATAAGTTTTTTTCAGGCGGATATCAGGAACTTTAATGACGGGAATTTGGTCCGGAATCTCCGGCATTGGATAGGTTACATACCTCTCCATCAAATCACGTATTGCAAGGTATTTAGGTGTTGCCCATCCTGCCTCACTGATAGGCGCATCATAATCATAGCTGGTTATATCTGGCTGTATATTATGTTCATTGTTATAATTAGCCCCTGAAGTAAAGCCAAAATTGGTTCCTCCATGTACCATATAAAAATTGAAACTTATATCATTTTTCAGGTATTTTTCAATTTGTTGCGTTACCTGGTTTGTTCCCACATGGACGAAAGGTTCAGCCCAGTGGTCGAGCCAGCCGGGATAATATTCGGCAACCATATATGGCCCTCCAGGATAATACTTGTCTATTCTTCTTTTCAGTGTATCAATATTCCCTTCTCCGTTGGCAGTGGGTAAAACTCCAGGTATTGCCCCATAATTGAACAGCCAGGAACCATCAGAGGTATAAAATGGCACATCAAAGCCCGCATCAGTTAAAAATTGTTTTATTGTATGATAATATTGCCTGTGGGTTTCCAAACTTATATCCTTGCGTTGCGCCACATAAGAACCGAACTCATTTTCTACCTGAACCATAATAATAGGGCCTCCGTGGGTTACCTGTAAATTTTTAACCTGTCCGGCTAATTGATTAATATATACCTTGCAGGAATCCAGGAAAGGTTGATTTTTTGTACGGACGACCAGCTTCTTATTGTTAAGCAACCACCAGGGATAGCCTCCGTATTCCCATTCTGCACATACATAGGGACCAGGCCTAAGGATCACAAACAAACCTTCTTCCCCGGCAGTTTCAATAAACTTTGCCAGGTTCCTGTTTTCTGTTGTAAAATCCCAGACGCCGGGAGCCGTATTGTGATAATTCCAAAAGACATAGGTAGCCACAGCATTCAACCCCATTGCCTTCATCATTTTAAAACGTTGTCGCCAGTAGGGTTCTGGAACCCTTGCATAATGCATCTCCCCTGAATGAATGAGTATGGGCTGATTGTCATAATAAAACTTATTGTTTTTTATTTCGAAGGAATGACTTTGCGTTTGGGCCTGAGCAAAACCTCCCAATAACAGAAAAATAATTGTATAACAGGCTGATTTTTTTAACCACATCATGTAACTTGTCTTGAATTTATTGTTTTTAATACACATCAATATTCGAAATTACCAGAGAGGCTTTTGCATCAAGGATATTAATCTTTATCTTGTCAGTCATAACCGGTGCCAGCTTTATTATCCTTTTATACCCGATGGTAGTTCCCTCTGCTGCCTTTACCCACTGGTTGGCCTCATTATTAATTTCAATATTGAAATTTTTTACACGCTGACCCAGTTTGATATATTCCTGAAGAAGAACGTACTTAACCACGTGTCTTTGGCTAAAATCAATTTCTATACTGCCCGACCTGATGTTGTCATCTGTAGCCCAATAGGTTTCTTTATCGCTATCGATGGTTTTTTCGCCATTATACATTGATGAATTTCCCCGATATGAACTGGTTATGACTTTGGCATTTGCTGTCAGGTTGGTTTTAAATTCATTTTCAAGCAGTTCCCTAAATCCTTTTAAGGCCTTCAGGTCGTTTTCATTAATCAGCCCCCGCCTGTCAGGAGGCACATTTAATAGAAGATTGGAACCCCTTCCCACTGAGGACAAATATATTTCAAAAAGACGTTGGGGCGATTTAACCAAAGAATCTTCACGGGAATGATAAAACCAGCCGGGGCGTATGGAGACATCCACTTCTGCAGGAATCCAATGCGTTCCATCTTCCGAACCGGTATTTAATAACTTTTCTATCCCGCTTTTACCCGCATAAAGGGTATCAGGATTGATTATATCCCAGTTTGTTTCCCCAACTCGACCTTCCTCATTTCCAACCCAACGGATATCAGGCCCTGCATCACTGAAAAAAACAACATTGGGTTGTATACTTCTGACCATTTTGATGGTTCCGGGCCAATCATAGTAAACCTGCCTGTCGATTTTACGTGTTTCATTTGCCCCGCCATAAAATCCGGAACCGCCATTGGCTCCGTCAAACCACATTTCGAAAATAGGCCCGTAATTGGTAAATAATTCCTTAAGTTGATTTCTGTAATAGGTAATATATTTGGGATTTCCATAATTTTCATTGTTTCTGTCCCAGGGAGAACAGTATATTCCAAATTTCACCCCCTGTTGCCTGCAAGCATCGGAAACTTCCTTAACCAAATCGCCCTGCCCGTTTTTATAAGGTGAATTTTTAATCGAATGTTCGGTGTATTTACTAGGCCAAAGACAAAAACCATCATGATGTTTACAGGTTAAAATGACTCCTTTAAACCCGGTTTCCTTCAATGTCTTAATCCATTGGTTGACATCTGGACGGGTAGGATAAAAAATTCCCATAGATTCTCCACCCATTCCCCATTCCAGACCGGTAAAGGTGTTTGTTGTAAAATGGACAAAAGCATTCATTTCCATTTCGTGCCATGCTATCTGACTGGCACTGGGCAATGGAGGCAAAGGTTTTGGCGGTGTAACAATTTCCTGTGAAAAAACCATGGAAGCAAAAAACACCAAAGAGGTACATACAATAATTAATTTTTTCATCATAAAAAAGTATCGATTTCAGTAAAGTGGTTATAAAGATTGAAATATTTTGAATCAAAAGTAAGTATTTCTTAAATCCCAATCAAAAAAATAGACCTTGCTCCAATTGGTACCTTTAGCTGATTTCTTTTAAAAAATTTTCATGTTCGGGATCTATCTACAATTCACGTATACTCTAATTTAGGGAACATG
It encodes the following:
- a CDS encoding beta-galactosidase; its protein translation is MMWLKKSACYTIIFLLLGGFAQAQTQSHSFEIKNNKFYYDNQPILIHSGEMHYARVPEPYWRQRFKMMKAMGLNAVATYVFWNYHNTAPGVWDFTTENRNLAKFIETAGEEGLFVILRPGPYVCAEWEYGGYPWWLLNNKKLVVRTKNQPFLDSCKVYINQLAGQVKNLQVTHGGPIIMVQVENEFGSYVAQRKDISLETHRQYYHTIKQFLTDAGFDVPFYTSDGSWLFNYGAIPGVLPTANGEGNIDTLKRRIDKYYPGGPYMVAEYYPGWLDHWAEPFVHVGTNQVTQQIEKYLKNDISFNFYMVHGGTNFGFTSGANYNNEHNIQPDITSYDYDAPISEAGWATPKYLAIRDLMERYVTYPMPEIPDQIPVIKVPDIRLKKTYDFFDWIKAVKPVVDEIPLSFEELGQGYGYVLYTKYFKEPVQGKLKLKGLRDYALVYVNGRKAGELNRLFNNYSLDINIPSNGRLDILVENMGRINYGSEITNNNKGIISPVFIDNREIRGNWEMFKVPVDKVPAFPKHSRSCKKGLPAFYSAVFDLQETGDVFLDMRGWGKGIVFVNGHNLGRYWKAGPQQTLYLPGCWLKEGKNQVLLFEQQNDAIQKVLKSSEQPILDKLVPVK
- a CDS encoding alpha-L-fucosidase encodes the protein MKKLIIVCTSLVFFASMVFSQEIVTPPKPLPPLPSASQIAWHEMEMNAFVHFTTNTFTGLEWGMGGESMGIFYPTRPDVNQWIKTLKETGFKGVILTCKHHDGFCLWPSKYTEHSIKNSPYKNGQGDLVKEVSDACRQQGVKFGIYCSPWDRNNENYGNPKYITYYRNQLKELFTNYGPIFEMWFDGANGGSGFYGGANETRKIDRQVYYDWPGTIKMVRSIQPNVVFFSDAGPDIRWVGNEEGRVGETNWDIINPDTLYAGKSGIEKLLNTGSEDGTHWIPAEVDVSIRPGWFYHSREDSLVKSPQRLFEIYLSSVGRGSNLLLNVPPDRRGLINENDLKALKGFRELLENEFKTNLTANAKVITSSYRGNSSMYNGEKTIDSDKETYWATDDNIRSGSIEIDFSQRHVVKYVLLQEYIKLGQRVKNFNIEINNEANQWVKAAEGTTIGYKRIIKLAPVMTDKIKINILDAKASLVISNIDVY